A single window of Streptomyces sp. NBC_00464 DNA harbors:
- a CDS encoding NUDIX hydrolase, which translates to MTTNDYAVYIAGLPKVLAGAACIFRDAQGRVLLVEPNYREGWTLPGGTIESAQGETPRQGARRESAEEIGLDLEPGRLLVVDWARGSARPPIVAYVYDGGVLDEEQLKAVRLQEEELVSWKLVEPAEIDRYLLGSLRGRVRAALDALESGAGTVELEDGGPVG; encoded by the coding sequence GTGACCACCAATGACTACGCCGTGTACATCGCCGGTCTCCCGAAGGTGCTGGCCGGTGCGGCCTGCATCTTCCGCGACGCGCAGGGACGGGTGCTGCTCGTCGAACCGAACTACCGCGAGGGCTGGACGCTGCCCGGCGGCACGATCGAGTCGGCGCAGGGCGAGACCCCGCGCCAGGGGGCCCGGCGCGAGTCGGCCGAGGAGATCGGCCTCGACCTGGAGCCGGGCCGGCTGCTCGTGGTCGACTGGGCGCGCGGCAGCGCGCGACCGCCGATCGTGGCCTATGTGTACGACGGCGGGGTTCTGGACGAGGAGCAGCTGAAGGCGGTCCGGCTCCAGGAGGAGGAGCTCGTGTCCTGGAAGCTCGTCGAGCCCGCGGAGATCGACCGCTACCTGCTGGGCTCGCTCCGCGGGCGCGTACGGGCGGCGTTGGACGCGCTGGAGTCCGGCGCGGGCACCGTGGAACTGGAGGACGGCGGCCCCGTCGGCTGA
- a CDS encoding CGNR zinc finger domain-containing protein, whose amino-acid sequence MNGLEPLTGELLALDLLNTLPYTAQGPPADQLADTAGLLAWLALEGERLPGATGVGEATPDDLVAVRAVRAHAALAVAAARHGECPPVSALSGLNEAQLAAPAIRYAEWDGDAVAVTARRSGPLGVRVAAALAEEVAGLLADPALARIRECEAEDCTMLFVPAHPRRRWCSAERCGNRARVARYYRRHKGEAPDAQR is encoded by the coding sequence ATGAATGGTCTTGAGCCCCTGACCGGCGAGCTGCTCGCCCTGGACCTGCTCAACACGCTGCCGTACACGGCGCAAGGGCCGCCGGCCGATCAGCTGGCGGACACGGCCGGGCTGCTGGCCTGGCTGGCCCTGGAGGGGGAGCGGCTGCCCGGAGCCACAGGGGTGGGGGAGGCGACCCCGGACGATCTGGTGGCGGTACGCGCGGTCCGGGCACACGCGGCGCTCGCCGTCGCGGCGGCCCGTCACGGCGAGTGCCCGCCGGTGTCCGCCCTGAGCGGGCTCAACGAGGCCCAGCTCGCCGCCCCCGCCATCCGGTACGCGGAATGGGACGGCGACGCCGTCGCGGTGACGGCCCGCCGCTCGGGCCCGCTCGGTGTGCGGGTGGCCGCGGCCCTGGCCGAGGAGGTGGCCGGGCTGCTGGCGGACCCGGCGCTCGCGAGGATCCGGGAGTGCGAGGCGGAGGACTGCACGATGCTGTTCGTGCCCGCCCACCCGCGCCGCCGCTGGTGCTCGGCCGAGCGCTGCGGCAACCGCGCCCGGGTGGCCCGCTACTACCGGCGCCACAAGGGGGAGGCGCCGGACGCCCAGCGGTAG
- a CDS encoding glycerate kinase: protein METARVLVAADKFKGSLTAVQVAERVTAGLRRVAPGVRVETLPVADGGDGTVAAAVAAGFERREARVTGPLGDPVTAAYAVRDTTAVVEMAEASGLQHLPAGVFAPLTATTYGSGELLLAALEAGARTIVFGVGGSATTDGGAGMLAALGARFLDADGKPVGPGGGGLADLATADLSGLDPRLGEVDLILASDVDNPLTGPKGAPEVYGRQKGATEDDIAVLDAALAHYASVLGPEQAQLPGAGAAGGIGYGALVALGARFRPGIEVMLDVLGFAPALARATLVVTGEGSLDEQTLHGKAPAGVAAAARAAGIEVVAVCGRLALTPEALGRAGIRRAYALTELEPDPAVCMAEAGPLLERVAESIARDFLR, encoded by the coding sequence ATGGAGACCGCACGCGTGCTCGTCGCGGCGGACAAGTTCAAGGGCTCGCTCACGGCCGTGCAGGTCGCTGAGCGGGTGACGGCCGGGCTGCGGCGCGTCGCCCCCGGGGTACGGGTCGAGACCCTGCCCGTGGCGGACGGCGGCGACGGCACGGTGGCGGCCGCGGTGGCCGCCGGATTCGAGCGCCGCGAGGCGCGGGTGACCGGGCCGCTGGGCGACCCGGTCACCGCGGCCTATGCGGTGCGCGACACCACAGCGGTGGTCGAGATGGCCGAGGCCTCGGGCCTCCAGCATCTGCCCGCGGGCGTGTTCGCCCCGCTCACGGCCACCACGTACGGCTCCGGTGAGCTGCTGCTCGCCGCCCTGGAAGCGGGCGCGCGGACCATCGTGTTCGGGGTCGGGGGCAGCGCGACCACGGACGGCGGGGCGGGCATGCTGGCCGCCCTCGGCGCACGCTTCCTGGACGCGGACGGCAAGCCCGTCGGCCCCGGCGGCGGAGGACTCGCCGATCTCGCCACGGCCGACCTGTCCGGGCTCGACCCGCGGCTCGGCGAGGTCGACCTGATCCTCGCGAGTGACGTCGACAACCCGCTCACCGGGCCCAAGGGTGCGCCCGAGGTGTACGGCCGCCAGAAGGGCGCGACCGAGGACGACATCGCGGTGCTCGACGCGGCGCTCGCCCACTACGCCTCCGTGCTGGGGCCGGAGCAGGCACAACTGCCCGGAGCCGGTGCGGCGGGCGGAATCGGGTACGGGGCGCTCGTCGCGCTCGGCGCGCGGTTCCGGCCCGGGATCGAGGTGATGCTCGACGTCCTCGGCTTCGCGCCGGCACTGGCGCGGGCGACGCTGGTCGTCACCGGAGAGGGTTCACTCGACGAGCAGACCCTGCACGGCAAGGCCCCGGCCGGGGTCGCCGCGGCGGCGCGCGCGGCAGGCATCGAGGTGGTCGCGGTCTGCGGCCGTCTGGCGCTGACCCCGGAGGCGCTGGGGCGCGCGGGCATCCGCCGTGCCTACGCGCTCACGGAGCTGGAGCCGGACCCCGCGGTGTGCATGGCCGAGGCGGGGCCGCTGCTGGAGCGCGTGGCGGAGTCCATCGCACGGGACTTCCTGCGCTGA
- a CDS encoding ABC transporter ATP-binding protein, whose amino-acid sequence MTVDDSGRTLLQVSGLRKAYRTGKTEVVAVDDLSFSLRAGGALGIVGESGSGKTTTARMLIGLERPDAGQILVQGEPLAPTVRGRAARLARAKAVQIVFQDPYLSLDGRITIGATIDGALRLHGLADPAARAARTRELLDQVGLGGREAAALPRKLSGGQRQRAAIARALAVEPAVLVLDEAVSALDVSVQAQVLNLLSDIRRDTGIGLVFVSHDLAVVRYVCDEALVLYRGRTMEHRPVAELLSDPGHPYTQLLLASVPRPDWDPDSISRRRRELAPPVART is encoded by the coding sequence CAGCGGCCTGCGTAAGGCCTACCGGACGGGAAAGACGGAGGTCGTCGCCGTCGATGACCTGTCGTTCTCACTGCGGGCCGGCGGCGCCCTCGGCATCGTGGGGGAGTCGGGCTCCGGCAAGACGACCACGGCCCGGATGCTGATCGGCCTCGAACGCCCCGACGCCGGACAGATACTCGTCCAGGGCGAACCACTGGCCCCGACGGTACGCGGCAGAGCGGCCCGCCTCGCCCGCGCCAAGGCGGTGCAGATCGTCTTCCAGGACCCGTACCTCTCGCTGGACGGCCGGATCACCATCGGCGCCACCATCGACGGAGCGCTGCGCCTGCACGGTCTCGCCGATCCTGCCGCCCGGGCCGCCAGGACGAGAGAACTCCTCGACCAGGTGGGGCTCGGGGGGCGGGAGGCTGCGGCCCTGCCGCGCAAACTCTCCGGCGGCCAGCGCCAACGCGCCGCCATCGCACGTGCGCTGGCGGTCGAACCCGCCGTGCTCGTCCTGGACGAGGCGGTGTCCGCGCTCGATGTCTCCGTCCAGGCCCAGGTGCTCAACCTCCTGTCGGACATCCGCCGCGACACCGGCATCGGCCTGGTCTTCGTCAGCCATGACCTGGCCGTCGTGCGGTACGTGTGCGACGAGGCGCTCGTCCTGTACCGGGGCCGCACCATGGAGCACCGCCCTGTCGCGGAGCTGCTCTCCGACCCCGGACACCCGTACACGCAGTTGCTGCTGGCGTCCGTTCCCCGGCCGGACTGGGACCCCGACTCCATCAGCCGGCGGCGCCGGGAGCTCGCTCCTCCGGTGGCGCGGACCTGA
- a CDS encoding AlkA N-terminal domain-containing protein — MHTDTERCVRAVQSKDSRFDGWFFTAVLTTRIYCRPSCPVVPPKVENMTFYPSAAACQQAGFRACKRCRPDTSPGSPEWNARADSVARAMRLIRDGVVDREGVPGLATRLGYSARQIERQLLAELGAGPLALARAQRAQTARVLIETTGLPMAEIAFAAGFSSIRTFNDTVREVFALAPGELRSRAARSTRPPVTPGVIALRLPYRAPLNPSNLFGHLAATAVPGVEEWRDGAYRRTLDLPHGHGIVALTPHTDHIACRLSLTDPRDLTVAISRCRWLLDLDADPVAVDEQLRSDPMLAPLVDEAPGRRVPRTVDGAEFAVRAVLGQQVSTAAARTHAARLVTAHGTPVDDSEGGLTHLFPAPQALAGLDPEQLALPRSRRRTLTTLVGALADGSLRLGTDTDWEKARAELDALPGFGPWTVEVIAMRALGDPDAFLPTDLGIRRAAQQLGLPSTPAALTARAAGWRPWRAYAVQYLWTVDDHPINHLPAQGSSS, encoded by the coding sequence ATGCACACCGACACCGAGCGCTGCGTGCGGGCCGTCCAGTCCAAGGACTCCCGGTTCGACGGCTGGTTCTTCACCGCGGTCCTGACCACCCGGATCTACTGCCGCCCGAGCTGCCCCGTCGTGCCGCCCAAGGTCGAGAACATGACCTTCTACCCGAGCGCCGCCGCCTGCCAGCAGGCCGGGTTCCGGGCCTGCAAGCGGTGCCGGCCCGACACCAGCCCCGGATCGCCCGAGTGGAACGCGCGCGCCGACTCCGTGGCCCGCGCGATGCGCCTCATCCGGGACGGGGTCGTCGACCGGGAGGGCGTCCCGGGGCTGGCCACCCGGCTCGGATACTCGGCCCGCCAGATCGAGCGGCAGCTGCTCGCGGAGCTCGGCGCGGGACCGCTGGCCCTGGCGCGGGCGCAGCGGGCGCAGACCGCGCGGGTGCTCATCGAGACGACCGGGCTGCCGATGGCCGAGATCGCTTTCGCGGCCGGGTTCTCCTCGATCCGCACCTTCAACGACACCGTGCGTGAGGTCTTCGCCCTCGCGCCGGGGGAGCTGCGCAGCCGCGCGGCCCGGTCGACGAGGCCGCCGGTGACGCCCGGGGTGATAGCGCTACGGCTTCCGTACCGTGCCCCGCTCAACCCCAGCAACCTCTTCGGGCACCTCGCCGCGACGGCCGTCCCGGGCGTCGAGGAGTGGCGCGACGGGGCCTACCGCCGCACGCTCGACCTGCCCCACGGGCACGGCATCGTCGCCCTCACCCCGCATACCGACCACATCGCCTGCCGGCTCTCGCTCACCGACCCGCGCGACCTCACCGTGGCCATCAGCCGGTGCCGCTGGCTGCTGGACCTGGACGCCGACCCGGTCGCCGTGGACGAGCAGCTGCGCTCCGATCCCATGCTGGCCCCGCTGGTGGACGAGGCGCCGGGCCGCCGGGTGCCGAGGACCGTCGACGGTGCGGAGTTCGCGGTCCGGGCCGTGCTCGGCCAGCAGGTGTCCACTGCCGCCGCCCGGACCCACGCGGCCCGGCTGGTCACCGCCCACGGCACACCCGTCGACGACTCCGAGGGCGGCCTCACCCATCTCTTCCCGGCACCACAGGCGCTGGCCGGACTCGACCCCGAGCAGCTCGCCCTGCCCCGCAGCCGCCGCCGTACCCTCACCACACTCGTCGGGGCACTGGCGGACGGCTCGCTGCGCCTGGGCACCGACACCGACTGGGAGAAGGCGCGGGCCGAACTGGACGCGCTGCCCGGATTCGGCCCCTGGACCGTCGAGGTCATCGCCATGCGGGCGCTCGGCGACCCGGACGCCTTCCTGCCGACGGACCTCGGCATCCGGCGGGCCGCCCAGCAGCTGGGCCTGCCCTCGACACCGGCCGCGCTCACCGCGCGAGCGGCGGGCTGGCGGCCCTGGCGGGCCTATGCCGTGCAGTACCTGTGGACGGTCGACGACCACCCCATCAACCACCTTCCCGCGCAAGGAAGTTCCTCGTGA
- a CDS encoding class I SAM-dependent DNA methyltransferase: protein MTAASSLSTTRTSYDTVAVDYASLLADELAAKPLDRAMLGAFAEQVTADGGGPVADLGCGPGRVTAYLRDIGLPAFGVDLSPGMVAEARRRHPDLRFDVGTMSPLDLADGSLRGALAWYSLVHTPPEELELYVTEFHRVLAPGGHLLLAFKVGDERVRLEHAYGHPVDLDVYRFSPERVAGLLLRAGFEVTARLVRAADRREATPQAFLLARRPA from the coding sequence ATGACTGCCGCTTCCTCCCTCAGCACCACGCGCACCTCGTACGACACCGTCGCCGTCGACTACGCGTCCCTGCTCGCCGACGAGCTCGCGGCCAAGCCGCTGGACCGCGCGATGCTCGGCGCCTTCGCCGAGCAGGTGACGGCCGACGGCGGCGGGCCCGTCGCCGATCTCGGCTGCGGGCCGGGCCGGGTGACGGCGTATCTGCGGGACATCGGGCTGCCGGCGTTCGGCGTCGATCTGTCGCCCGGCATGGTGGCGGAGGCCCGTCGGCGCCACCCGGACCTGCGGTTCGATGTGGGCACGATGAGCCCCCTGGACCTGGCGGACGGTTCGCTGCGCGGGGCTCTCGCCTGGTACTCGCTCGTCCACACCCCGCCGGAGGAACTGGAGCTGTACGTGACGGAGTTCCACCGGGTGCTGGCCCCGGGCGGCCATCTGCTGCTGGCGTTCAAGGTGGGCGACGAGCGGGTCCGGCTGGAGCACGCGTACGGGCATCCCGTCGACCTCGATGTCTACCGGTTCTCCCCCGAGCGGGTCGCCGGGCTGCTGCTGCGTGCCGGTTTCGAGGTAACGGCCAGGCTGGTCCGGGCGGCGGACCGGCGGGAGGCCACCCCGCAGGCGTTCCTGCTCGCGCGGAGGCCCGCGTAG
- a CDS encoding TMEM165/GDT1 family protein: MHLDPLAILTAFGLIFLAELPDKTMFASLAMGTRMRPLYVWFGTSSAFIVHVAIAVGAGGLLGLLPDWIVKLVSASLFAFGAFMLLRADAGDDDEEGGPKTVTGFWPVYSTAFMAVFISEWGDLTQITTANLAASNGAWSTAIGSAAALMSVSALALLAGRFIAKRVPLKTVQRIGGVCMLGLAIWTVIEIFTG, translated from the coding sequence ATGCATCTCGACCCCCTGGCGATCCTCACCGCTTTCGGGCTGATCTTCCTCGCGGAGCTCCCCGACAAGACGATGTTCGCGTCGCTGGCCATGGGCACGCGCATGCGCCCGCTCTACGTCTGGTTCGGCACGTCGTCCGCGTTCATCGTCCATGTCGCCATCGCGGTCGGGGCGGGCGGCCTGCTCGGCCTGCTGCCCGACTGGATCGTCAAGCTCGTCTCCGCCTCCCTCTTCGCCTTCGGCGCGTTCATGCTGCTCAGGGCCGACGCCGGCGATGACGACGAGGAGGGCGGCCCGAAGACGGTGACGGGCTTCTGGCCGGTGTACTCCACCGCCTTCATGGCGGTGTTCATCAGCGAGTGGGGCGACCTCACCCAGATCACGACGGCCAACCTGGCCGCGAGCAACGGCGCCTGGTCCACCGCGATCGGATCCGCCGCCGCCCTGATGTCCGTATCGGCGCTGGCTCTGCTCGCGGGACGGTTCATCGCCAAGCGGGTACCCCTCAAGACCGTGCAGCGCATCGGCGGGGTGTGCATGCTGGGACTGGCGATCTGGACGGTCATCGAGATCTTCACCGGCTGA
- a CDS encoding methylated-DNA--[protein]-cysteine S-methyltransferase: MTTARATRATRQHTVIDSPYGPLTLVATDRVLAGLYMTGQRHRPPEETFGEADPGPFDEVVEQLDAYFAGELRDFDLPLHLAGTPFQCSVWAELQRIPYGETRTYGELAENLGKPGASRAVGLANGKNPVGIIVPCHRVIGASGSLTGYGGGLDRKQRLLAFENGTQDSAPALF; encoded by the coding sequence GTGACCACAGCACGCGCCACCCGGGCGACCCGACAGCACACCGTGATCGACAGCCCTTACGGTCCACTGACCCTCGTCGCCACCGACCGGGTTCTCGCCGGCCTCTATATGACCGGTCAGCGCCACCGGCCGCCCGAGGAGACCTTCGGCGAGGCCGACCCCGGCCCCTTCGACGAGGTCGTCGAGCAACTGGACGCCTACTTCGCCGGTGAGCTGCGGGATTTCGACCTTCCGCTGCACCTGGCCGGTACCCCGTTCCAGTGCTCCGTCTGGGCCGAGCTCCAGCGGATTCCGTACGGCGAGACCCGTACGTACGGAGAACTGGCCGAGAACCTCGGCAAGCCCGGCGCCTCACGCGCGGTGGGGCTGGCCAACGGCAAGAACCCGGTCGGCATCATCGTGCCCTGCCACCGGGTGATCGGAGCCTCGGGGAGCCTCACCGGATACGGCGGCGGTCTCGACCGCAAGCAGCGCCTGCTGGCCTTCGAGAACGGTACGCAGGACAGCGCTCCGGCGCTTTTCTAG
- a CDS encoding SIR2 family NAD-dependent protein deacylase produces the protein MTLVAILSGAGISTDSGIPDYRGPNGLWRKDPEAEKLVRYDLYMADPEIRRRSWQMRRTTATWNAEPNAAHRAVADLERAGVAVRVITQNVDGLHQAAGLSARKVFELHGTALQVVCTRCHARSTMAEALARVEAGEPDPPCGVCGGILKAATVMFGERLDPVVLGNAMAVAKGCEVFIAVGTTLQVQPAASLAGIAAEHGARLIVMNAEPTPYDALAQETIREPIGTALPALLNRLADEAGSAQGAGTGT, from the coding sequence ATGACACTCGTGGCGATCCTCAGCGGCGCCGGCATCTCCACGGACTCCGGCATCCCCGACTACCGCGGGCCCAACGGTCTGTGGCGCAAGGACCCGGAGGCCGAGAAGCTCGTCCGGTACGACCTGTACATGGCCGATCCCGAGATCCGCCGCCGCTCCTGGCAGATGCGGCGCACCACCGCGACGTGGAACGCCGAGCCGAACGCGGCCCACCGCGCGGTGGCGGACCTGGAGCGGGCGGGCGTGGCGGTCCGGGTGATCACGCAGAATGTCGACGGTCTGCACCAGGCGGCCGGTCTCTCCGCGCGCAAGGTCTTCGAACTGCACGGCACCGCACTCCAGGTGGTGTGCACCCGCTGTCACGCCCGCTCGACGATGGCCGAGGCCCTGGCCCGGGTCGAGGCCGGGGAGCCGGATCCGCCGTGCGGTGTGTGCGGCGGGATCCTCAAGGCGGCCACGGTCATGTTCGGTGAACGGCTCGACCCGGTGGTGCTGGGCAACGCGATGGCGGTGGCCAAGGGCTGCGAGGTGTTCATCGCGGTCGGTACGACGCTCCAGGTGCAGCCCGCCGCCTCGCTGGCCGGCATCGCGGCGGAGCACGGGGCGCGGCTGATCGTGATGAACGCGGAGCCCACGCCGTACGACGCGCTGGCGCAGGAGACGATCCGGGAGCCGATCGGCACGGCGCTGCCCGCCCTGCTCAACCGGTTGGCGGACGAGGCGGGTTCGGCCCAGGGGGCAGGTACCGGGACCTGA
- a CDS encoding type II toxin-antitoxin system VapB family antitoxin, with the protein MAKVTVSLDAELVVEVMVLAGVGSPQDAVELVVRDYIARGHRTEARTAAREETVREDGIRPQEQQG; encoded by the coding sequence ATGGCGAAGGTGACAGTCAGTCTGGACGCGGAACTCGTGGTCGAAGTGATGGTGCTCGCAGGCGTCGGCAGCCCCCAGGACGCCGTCGAACTCGTCGTACGCGACTACATCGCACGCGGCCACCGCACCGAGGCCCGGACGGCGGCACGTGAGGAGACCGTGCGCGAGGACGGGATCAGGCCGCAGGAGCAGCAGGGCTGA
- a CDS encoding alpha/beta fold hydrolase, with amino-acid sequence MAIQAVPHIRHRHIEVDGVRVFYRESLPVGAADDAPVMLLLHGFPSASHQFRRLMDVLGAHYRLIAPDYPGFGRSDAPASSTAGGPFTYTFDRLADITEGFVRQLGLSRFVLYVFDFGAPVGFRLAARHPEWIAGLVVQNGNAYEEGLSQQARDFIALRPEAPGAADTVRSLLTLPATRGQYEGGTADPELVAPDGWTLDQHFLDLPGRTQPQLDLAFDYHSNVALYPQWQDWLRQHTPPALVVWGAADMFFPEPGARAYLRDLPDAELHLFETGHFALEDHLPQIAPLIADFLDRTWAADGRVR; translated from the coding sequence ATGGCGATTCAAGCTGTTCCGCACATCCGTCACCGTCATATCGAGGTCGACGGCGTCCGTGTCTTCTACCGCGAGTCGCTCCCCGTCGGCGCGGCGGACGACGCCCCCGTGATGCTGCTGCTGCACGGCTTTCCGTCGGCCTCGCACCAGTTCCGCCGGCTGATGGACGTGCTCGGCGCCCACTACCGCCTCATCGCCCCGGACTACCCGGGCTTCGGCCGCAGCGACGCCCCGGCGTCCTCGACCGCGGGCGGCCCGTTCACGTACACCTTCGACCGGCTCGCCGACATCACCGAGGGCTTCGTGCGGCAGCTCGGGCTGTCCCGCTTCGTCCTGTACGTGTTCGACTTCGGCGCCCCCGTCGGGTTCCGGCTCGCCGCCCGCCACCCGGAGTGGATCGCCGGACTGGTGGTCCAGAACGGCAACGCGTACGAGGAGGGGCTGTCGCAGCAGGCCCGCGACTTCATCGCCCTTCGGCCGGAGGCCCCCGGCGCCGCGGACACCGTGCGGTCGCTGCTGACCCTGCCCGCCACGCGTGGCCAGTACGAGGGCGGCACCGCCGATCCGGAGCTGGTGGCGCCCGACGGCTGGACCCTGGACCAGCACTTCCTGGATCTGCCGGGCCGCACCCAGCCGCAGCTGGACCTGGCCTTCGACTACCACTCCAATGTGGCTCTCTACCCGCAGTGGCAGGACTGGCTGCGCCAGCACACCCCGCCGGCGCTCGTCGTCTGGGGCGCAGCGGACATGTTCTTCCCCGAGCCCGGCGCCCGCGCCTATCTGCGCGATCTCCCGGACGCCGAACTGCACCTCTTCGAGACCGGGCACTTCGCCCTGGAGGACCACCTCCCGCAGATCGCACCGCTGATCGCGGACTTCCTGGACCGCACGTGGGCGGCGGATGGCCGTGTGCGGTAA